In Bacteroidota bacterium, a single genomic region encodes these proteins:
- the tadA gene encoding Flp pilus assembly complex ATPase component TadA: protein MIDIAVHTLRELASTIPPTAPGVERQMIIGDLASKASPAERTAMRKLMDVVLLRMQKLNASDIDIGGFGTTGHFWYRTYGDKKPDRELPVLTPDEASLLIQSILIERQRLFLYENRNLDFSYTVMQDDSMFRFRADAYFDLDQLALNMRAINATVRPYKNLEFHSNVTKALSLAHSSHGLTLVTGITGSGKSSTLDSIIDANNHSVDAHIVIISSPIEYVHKPDRCIVRHREVGRDVLSFKEGAIQALRQDPDIIVIGEMRDPDTIFTALEITDSGHKVFSTLHTASAIETIDRVIGEVPPIEQERVRLRLADTLSCVLSQKLVPTLDGKLTLAKEIMLMIPSVRAAIKNNNTGEIYQMMAESADIGMITLEQDLKRLYLQKRISLETAMVNANNKRRLQQILNANAIGD, encoded by the coding sequence ATGATTGATATTGCCGTACATACACTTCGAGAACTCGCTTCCACAATTCCACCGACGGCGCCGGGCGTGGAACGCCAGATGATTATCGGCGATCTCGCGAGCAAAGCCTCGCCTGCCGAGCGAACTGCAATGCGAAAGCTGATGGATGTGGTTCTTCTTCGGATGCAGAAACTCAACGCGTCCGACATCGATATCGGAGGTTTTGGCACAACAGGTCATTTCTGGTACCGTACCTACGGCGATAAGAAGCCGGACAGAGAGCTTCCCGTGCTTACACCGGATGAAGCAAGCCTGCTGATTCAGTCCATACTCATTGAGCGGCAGCGGTTGTTCCTGTATGAAAATCGCAATCTTGATTTTTCGTACACGGTGATGCAGGATGATTCCATGTTCCGCTTCCGTGCCGATGCCTATTTCGATTTGGATCAGCTTGCGTTGAACATGCGGGCGATCAATGCAACAGTCCGTCCGTACAAGAACCTTGAATTCCACTCGAATGTCACAAAGGCGCTGAGCCTTGCTCATTCATCACACGGCCTTACGCTGGTTACCGGCATTACGGGGTCCGGCAAAAGCTCAACCCTTGATAGCATCATTGACGCGAACAATCACTCGGTTGATGCGCATATTGTCATCATTTCGTCGCCGATTGAATACGTGCACAAGCCCGACCGGTGCATCGTTCGCCACCGTGAAGTGGGGCGCGATGTGCTGTCATTCAAGGAAGGAGCAATACAGGCATTGCGTCAGGATCCCGACATTATCGTTATCGGGGAAATGCGCGATCCCGATACGATTTTCACTGCGCTGGAAATCACCGATAGCGGACACAAAGTGTTCTCCACATTGCATACGGCATCCGCGATTGAGACGATTGACCGCGTCATCGGTGAAGTGCCGCCGATTGAACAAGAACGGGTTCGGCTCCGATTGGCGGATACGCTAAGTTGCGTACTTTCCCAGAAGCTCGTGCCGACATTGGATGGCAAACTCACATTGGCCAAAGAAATCATGCTGATGATCCCCTCTGTTCGGGCAGCCATCAAAAACAACAATACCGGGGAGATCTACCAAATGATGGCAGAATCGGCAGATATCGGCATGATAACTTTGGAACAGGATTTGAAGCGATTGTATCTGCAGAAGAGAATCTCTCTCGAGACTGCGATGGTTAATGCGAATAACAAACGACGATTGCAACAAATCCTCAATGCGAATGCAATCGGCGATTGA
- a CDS encoding type II/IV secretion system protein, producing MATVDITDKIGFTLLKKGIIDYETLEKSLKVKEAESKRNRRNLGQILVNEFNVEHDSVFKEVADLYAFREISLEDELLDKPRIEFIRKLIESLPESARTMLLEAKMLPLKYDERQTDKLVILAADPTDRRIPLISRNFNAKKYEVAYCRLGALEKLMEQVVPVENEFLRLLETNADAGIDVKEDEGAVDEEALEAEISKSALVNLVEGALVEAVRQGVSDIHIVPKGGNRTEFWFRVDGNLQLWHAQESTLPEAIAAVVKDRSKNIDRFEREASQDGFIQRSIDDHMIRFRVSIMPMVGTEFKHKYESIVIRVLDDRKVITDLNKLGLQGPTMDFFQKAINKPQGIVILTGPTGSGKSTTLVAALHAVIDPTVNVLTVEEPVEYIIRGARQLKIGPKMNFDSAIRGILRHDPDIVLVGEMRDKTTAEIAIKLANTGHLTFSTLHTNDAPSAVSRLYKMGIEPFLIAYAINVIVAQRLIRTLCKFCKRPILPDELDREVYMKFGFTEEDLDNHVLFEAVGCDKCNGGYKGRAAIHEALYFTKTIRNIIVKSGAEVDEEQIRTQAVKDGMWTLRKSGIERIKSGVCTLEEIAAVTTDD from the coding sequence ATGGCAACGGTTGATATTACTGACAAGATTGGCTTCACACTACTGAAGAAAGGCATCATTGACTACGAGACCCTTGAAAAGTCCCTGAAAGTCAAGGAAGCCGAGAGCAAACGGAACCGAAGAAATCTGGGTCAGATTCTTGTCAATGAATTCAACGTTGAACACGACTCGGTATTTAAGGAGGTAGCCGACCTTTACGCATTCCGCGAAATCTCCCTGGAAGACGAACTGCTCGATAAGCCAAGAATCGAGTTTATCCGCAAGCTTATCGAATCCCTGCCCGAATCGGCACGGACAATGTTGCTTGAGGCAAAGATGTTGCCTCTCAAGTACGATGAACGCCAGACAGACAAGCTGGTTATACTTGCTGCCGATCCCACCGACAGGCGCATTCCGCTAATCTCACGGAATTTCAACGCGAAGAAGTACGAAGTGGCGTATTGCCGCCTCGGCGCGCTTGAAAAACTCATGGAACAGGTTGTTCCGGTTGAGAACGAGTTTCTTCGTCTCCTGGAAACCAACGCCGATGCCGGTATTGACGTCAAGGAAGACGAAGGTGCCGTTGACGAGGAAGCGCTCGAGGCGGAAATCAGCAAAAGCGCGCTTGTCAATCTTGTCGAAGGAGCCCTTGTCGAGGCCGTGCGGCAGGGCGTAAGCGATATTCACATTGTTCCGAAAGGTGGGAACCGTACGGAGTTCTGGTTCCGCGTGGATGGCAATCTGCAACTATGGCACGCCCAGGAGAGTACGTTGCCTGAAGCTATTGCGGCAGTTGTGAAGGATCGCTCAAAGAATATTGACCGGTTCGAACGCGAAGCATCGCAGGATGGTTTCATCCAGCGGTCGATTGATGATCACATGATCCGCTTTCGCGTTTCCATCATGCCGATGGTCGGTACGGAGTTCAAGCACAAATACGAGAGTATTGTTATTCGTGTTCTCGATGATCGGAAGGTGATTACCGATCTGAACAAGCTCGGTCTTCAGGGGCCGACGATGGATTTCTTCCAAAAGGCAATTAACAAGCCGCAGGGCATCGTGATCCTTACCGGCCCGACTGGAAGCGGAAAAAGCACGACGCTGGTTGCCGCTCTGCACGCAGTTATCGACCCGACTGTGAATGTTCTTACCGTCGAGGAGCCTGTAGAGTACATTATTCGCGGAGCCCGGCAATTGAAGATCGGGCCCAAAATGAATTTTGATAGCGCCATCCGCGGCATCCTGCGTCATGATCCTGATATTGTGCTTGTCGGGGAAATGCGAGACAAGACGACTGCCGAAATTGCCATCAAGCTGGCAAATACGGGGCACTTGACATTCTCAACGCTGCACACGAACGATGCGCCGAGTGCCGTATCACGATTGTACAAGATGGGGATTGAGCCATTTCTCATTGCCTATGCGATCAATGTGATTGTTGCACAGCGTCTCATACGAACCCTCTGCAAATTCTGCAAACGTCCGATTCTCCCGGATGAACTGGACCGTGAGGTGTATATGAAGTTCGGTTTCACGGAAGAGGATCTTGACAATCATGTACTCTTCGAGGCGGTGGGTTGCGACAAATGCAACGGGGGCTACAAGGGTAGGGCGGCAATTCACGAAGCGCTGTATTTTACAAAAACCATTCGCAATATCATCGTCAAGTCGGGGGCGGAAGTTGATGAAGAACAGATACGTACGCAGGCTGTCAAAGACGGAATGTGGACATTGCGGAAGTCCGGTATCGAACGAATAAAGAGCGGCGTGTGTACGCTTGAAGAAATTGCCGCGGTGACAACTGATGACTAA